The Populus nigra chromosome 19, ddPopNigr1.1, whole genome shotgun sequence genome includes a window with the following:
- the LOC133679980 gene encoding transcription factor LHW-like isoform X1, which yields MGLLLREVLKTLCCVNQWCYAVFWKIGYQNPKLLIWEECHSESTLCSVSPSTSGTENLVLPFREREGYLGSEVHSSQFGVHEGDRLRLLINKMMANNQVIIVGEGIVGRAAFTGSHEWILANNYCKDAHPSEVLNEAHHQFSAGMQTIAVVPVCPYGVVQLGSSLAIPENIGFVNIVKSSILQIGCIPGALLSDNHMENESTERIGIPISRGMPLPVCFSGNYKVPNSTPYLADSFNQQIISSQAASRIVGRPSCSQPRQIQDNQLATSSAIHIHNVTKTLAKSCDDFCEPKIIPVMKPDNPFMGQLPNGVVGAEVIPSNPGAWLNQQTDSRPEFNHQPITSQSDANNNIIKLLERQIFSDAGARNHVGHNKNESDSLTMSHVRTNGGLFLTSPGGSHISGQLPNEMGGQTRPHSIPCSLLKLQKLADINHSSTFLAGAGIQNAGSSRAEEVHLSSLLGRFSASGILSGSSNHEYHPTDVKPTKNEIPAMEKKVDSDLFQALNIPLTQPGEHIYLGEKILGPVNDCLKNASGSQNTVTVNAMLDEPCAQLPSGDDLYDILGVGFKNKLLNDQWNNLLREEACVKTQDMVKDALAFTSIREANSDIFSLNEGISDSNMFSDMGTDLLDAVVSRVHAAAKQSSDDNVSCKTSLTKISTSSFPSGSPTYGSIGMADQVQRELISLPGKAGTIASTSFRSGCSKDDAGSCSQTTSMYGSQLSSWVEQGHNARHDSSVSTAFSKKNDTTSKLNHKRLKPGENLRPRPKDRQMIQDRVKELREIVPNGAKCSIDSLLERTIKHMLFLQSVTKHADKLKQTGDSKLINKEVGLHLKDNFEGGATWAFEVGSRSMVCPIIVEDLNPPRQMLVEMLCEEKGFFLEIADLIRGLGLTILKGVMEARNGKIWACFAVEMQANRDITRMEIFVSLVQLLEQTVKGSAGPVGALENGDMMVHLAFPQTTSIPATGMPSGLQ from the exons ATGGGTCTTTTGTTGAGAGAAGTTTTGAAGACACTTTGTTGTGTTAATCAATGGTGTTATGCTGTTTTTTGGAAGATCGGATACCAGAATCCCAA GTTGTTAATTTGGGAGGAATGTCACTCCGAATCAACATTATGTTCAGTTTCACCAAGCACTTCTGGAACTGAGAACCTAGTACTGCCTTTCAGAGAAAGGGAAGGATACTTAGGTTCTGAGGTTCATTCCTCACAGTTTGGAGTTCATGAGGGGGATAGACTTCGTCTGCTTATTAACAAAATGATGGCAAATAATCAGGTTATTATAGTCGGTGAAGG AATTGTCGGCCGGGCTGCTTTTACAGGAAGCCATGAGTGGATTCTTGCAAACAATTACTGTAAAGATGCCCATCCCTCAGAA GTTTTAAATGAGGCACATCACCAGTTTTCAGCTGGGATGCAG ACAATTGCTGTTGTTCCTGTTTGTCCTTATGGAGTAGTTCAACTTGGTTCTTCCTTGGCT ATTCCAGAGAATATTGGATTTGTGAATATTGTGAAGAGTTCGATCCTGCAAATAGGGTGCATCCCTGGAGCCCTTCTGTCTGACAACCATATGGAAAATGAATCTACAGAAAGAATTGGAATACCTATTTCCCGTGGAATGCCTCTTCCTGTGTGTTTTTCTGGAAATTATAAGGTGCCAAACTCCACTCCTTACTTGGCAGACAGCTTCAACCAACAAATAATCTCATCTCAGGCAGCTTCTAGAATTGTTGGTCGACCTTCATGTTCTCAACCAAGACAGATTCAGGATAATCAACTTGCTACTTCTTCAGCTATTCATATCCATAACGTGACCAAAACTTTGGCTAAATCTTGTGATGACTTCTGTGAACCAAAAATTATTCCAGTGATGAAGCCAGACAATCCTTTCATGGGCCAACTACCTAATGGAGTGGTTGGAGCTGAAGTAATCCCCTCAAATCCTGGTGCATGGTTGAACCAGCAGACTGACTCAAGACCTGAATTCAATCATCAACCAATTACTAGTCAATCGGATGCCaacaataacataataaaattactggAACGGCAGATTTTCTCTGATGCGGGTGCTCGAAATCATGTTGGTCACAATAAAAATGAATCAGATAGCCTTACTATGTCCCATGTAAGGACAAATGGAGGCCTTTTTCTTACTTCTCCTGGAGGTTCTCATATATCTGGACAGTTGCCTAATGAAATGGGTGGTCAGACAAGACCACACTCAATTCCGTGCTCATTATTGAAACTGCAGAAGTTGGCAGATATTAATCACTCGTCCACATTTCTGGCAGGGGCTGGAATTCAAAATGCTGGTTCATCAAGGGCAGAGGAGGTTCATTTATCCAGTCTGTTGGGTCGTTTTAGTGCGAGTGGCATTCTTTCCGGGAGTTCCAATCATGAATATCATCCCACAGATGTGAAGCCTACTAAAAATGAAATACCTGCTATGGAAAAAAAGGTTGATAGCGACTTGTTCCAAGCACTTAACATCCCACTAACTCAACCAGGGGAACATATATATTTGGGTGAGAAAATCCTTGGTCCTGTTAATGATTGCCTGAAGAATGCTTCTGGAAGTCAGAATACAGTTACTGTAAATGCTATGCTTGATGAACCATGTGCTCAACTTCCATCTGGGGATGACTTGTATGATATTTTGGGTGTgggttttaaaaacaaattactcaACGACCAGTGGAATAATTTACTTCGGGAAGAGGCATGTGTGAAGACACAAGATATGGTTAAAGATGCTTTAGCATTTACGAGTATCCGGGAGGCAAATTCTGATATTTTTTCACTTAATGAAGGAATATCAGACAGTAATATGTTCTCTGACATGGGTACTGATCTTTTAGATGCTGTGGTATCTAGGGTGCATGCTGCTGCCAAGCAGAGCTCAGATGATAATGTGTCTTGCAAGACATCATTGACAAAGATCAGTACGTCGTCCTTTCCCAGTGGTTCTCCCACCTATGGCTCGATTGGTATGGCTGATCAGGTACAGAGGGAGTTAATTAGCCTGCCTGGAAAAGCAGGGACCATAGCATCTACCTCTTTTAGATCTGGCTGCAGTAAGGATGATGCTGGAAGTTGTTCTCAAACTACTTCCATGTACGGGTCCCAGCTGAGTTCCTGGGTTGAGCAGGGGCATAATGCACGGCATGATAGTAGTGTTTCAACTgcattttccaagaaaaatgaCACAACAAGCAAACTAAATCATAAAAGGCTTAAACCTGGAGAGAACCTGAGACCCAGGCCCAAAGATCGTCAGATGATCCAAGATCGGGTAAAGGAGTTGCGCGAGATTGTGCCGAATGGAGCAAAA TGTAGCATAGATTCTCTGCTTGAACGCACCATCAAGCATATGCTTTTCTTGCAAAGTGTGACAAAGCATGCAGATAAGCTAAAACAAACTGGGGACTCGAAG CTTATTAACAAGGAAGTTGGACTACATTTGAAGGACAATTTTGAGGGAGGGGCAACGTGGGCATTTGAAGTTGGTTCACGGTCTATGGTCTGTCCTATCATCGTTGAAGATCTGAATCCACCTCGCCAGATGCTCGTGGAG ATGCTTTGTGAAGAAAAAGGTTTCTTTTTAGAGATAGCTGACTTAATTAGGGGATTGGGATTGACAATCTTGAAGGGGGTGATGGAAGCTCGGAATGGCAAGATCTGGGCATGTTTTGCAGTAGAG ATGCAGGCAAACAGGGATATAACGAGGATGGAAATATTTGTGTCGCTTGTTCAACTTCTGGAGCAAACTGTCAAGGGCAGTGCAGGACCAGTGGGTGCTTTGGAGAATGGTGATATGATGGTTCATCTCGCATTCCCCCAAACAACCTCTATACCTGCAACTGGTATGCCTAGTGGTCTGCAGTGA
- the LOC133679980 gene encoding transcription factor LHW-like isoform X4 has product MGLLLREVLKTLCCVNQWCYAVFWKIGYQNPKLLIWEECHSESTLCSVSPSTSGTENLVLPFREREGYLGSEVHSSQFGVHEGDRLRLLINKMMANNQVIIVGEGIVGRAAFTGSHEWILANNYCKDAHPSEVLNEAHHQFSAGMQTIAVVPVCPYGVVQLGSSLAIPENIGFVNIVKSSILQIGCIPGALLSDNHMENESTERIGIPISRGMPLPVCFSGNYKVPNSTPYLADSFNQQIISSQAASRIVGRPSCSQPRQIQDNQLATSSAIHIHNVTKTLAKSCDDFCEPKIIPVMKPDNPFMGQLPNGVVGAEVIPSNPGAWLNQQTDSRPEFNHQPITSQSDANNNIIKLLERQIFSDAGARNHVGHNKNESDSLTMSHVRTNGGLFLTSPGGSHISGQLPNEMGGQTRPHSIPCSLLKLQKLADINHSSTFLAGAGIQNAGSSRAEEVHLSSLLGRFSASGILSGSSNHEYHPTDVKPTKNEIPAMEKKVDSDLFQALNIPLTQPGEHIYLGEKILGPVNDCLKNASGSQNTVTVNAMLDEPCAQLPSGDDLYDILGVGFKNKLLNDQWNNLLREEACVKTQDMVKDALAFTSIREANSDIFSLNEGISDSNMFSDMGTDLLDAVVSRVHAAAKQSSDDNVSCKTSLTKISTSSFPSGSPTYGSIGMADQVQRELISLPGKAGTIASTSFRSGCSKDDAGSCSQTTSMYGSQLSSWVEQGHNARHDSSVSTAFSKKNDTTSKLNHKRLKPGENLRPRPKDRQMIQDRVKELREIVPNGAKCSIDSLLERTIKHMLFLQSVTKHADKLKQTGDSKLLV; this is encoded by the exons ATGGGTCTTTTGTTGAGAGAAGTTTTGAAGACACTTTGTTGTGTTAATCAATGGTGTTATGCTGTTTTTTGGAAGATCGGATACCAGAATCCCAA GTTGTTAATTTGGGAGGAATGTCACTCCGAATCAACATTATGTTCAGTTTCACCAAGCACTTCTGGAACTGAGAACCTAGTACTGCCTTTCAGAGAAAGGGAAGGATACTTAGGTTCTGAGGTTCATTCCTCACAGTTTGGAGTTCATGAGGGGGATAGACTTCGTCTGCTTATTAACAAAATGATGGCAAATAATCAGGTTATTATAGTCGGTGAAGG AATTGTCGGCCGGGCTGCTTTTACAGGAAGCCATGAGTGGATTCTTGCAAACAATTACTGTAAAGATGCCCATCCCTCAGAA GTTTTAAATGAGGCACATCACCAGTTTTCAGCTGGGATGCAG ACAATTGCTGTTGTTCCTGTTTGTCCTTATGGAGTAGTTCAACTTGGTTCTTCCTTGGCT ATTCCAGAGAATATTGGATTTGTGAATATTGTGAAGAGTTCGATCCTGCAAATAGGGTGCATCCCTGGAGCCCTTCTGTCTGACAACCATATGGAAAATGAATCTACAGAAAGAATTGGAATACCTATTTCCCGTGGAATGCCTCTTCCTGTGTGTTTTTCTGGAAATTATAAGGTGCCAAACTCCACTCCTTACTTGGCAGACAGCTTCAACCAACAAATAATCTCATCTCAGGCAGCTTCTAGAATTGTTGGTCGACCTTCATGTTCTCAACCAAGACAGATTCAGGATAATCAACTTGCTACTTCTTCAGCTATTCATATCCATAACGTGACCAAAACTTTGGCTAAATCTTGTGATGACTTCTGTGAACCAAAAATTATTCCAGTGATGAAGCCAGACAATCCTTTCATGGGCCAACTACCTAATGGAGTGGTTGGAGCTGAAGTAATCCCCTCAAATCCTGGTGCATGGTTGAACCAGCAGACTGACTCAAGACCTGAATTCAATCATCAACCAATTACTAGTCAATCGGATGCCaacaataacataataaaattactggAACGGCAGATTTTCTCTGATGCGGGTGCTCGAAATCATGTTGGTCACAATAAAAATGAATCAGATAGCCTTACTATGTCCCATGTAAGGACAAATGGAGGCCTTTTTCTTACTTCTCCTGGAGGTTCTCATATATCTGGACAGTTGCCTAATGAAATGGGTGGTCAGACAAGACCACACTCAATTCCGTGCTCATTATTGAAACTGCAGAAGTTGGCAGATATTAATCACTCGTCCACATTTCTGGCAGGGGCTGGAATTCAAAATGCTGGTTCATCAAGGGCAGAGGAGGTTCATTTATCCAGTCTGTTGGGTCGTTTTAGTGCGAGTGGCATTCTTTCCGGGAGTTCCAATCATGAATATCATCCCACAGATGTGAAGCCTACTAAAAATGAAATACCTGCTATGGAAAAAAAGGTTGATAGCGACTTGTTCCAAGCACTTAACATCCCACTAACTCAACCAGGGGAACATATATATTTGGGTGAGAAAATCCTTGGTCCTGTTAATGATTGCCTGAAGAATGCTTCTGGAAGTCAGAATACAGTTACTGTAAATGCTATGCTTGATGAACCATGTGCTCAACTTCCATCTGGGGATGACTTGTATGATATTTTGGGTGTgggttttaaaaacaaattactcaACGACCAGTGGAATAATTTACTTCGGGAAGAGGCATGTGTGAAGACACAAGATATGGTTAAAGATGCTTTAGCATTTACGAGTATCCGGGAGGCAAATTCTGATATTTTTTCACTTAATGAAGGAATATCAGACAGTAATATGTTCTCTGACATGGGTACTGATCTTTTAGATGCTGTGGTATCTAGGGTGCATGCTGCTGCCAAGCAGAGCTCAGATGATAATGTGTCTTGCAAGACATCATTGACAAAGATCAGTACGTCGTCCTTTCCCAGTGGTTCTCCCACCTATGGCTCGATTGGTATGGCTGATCAGGTACAGAGGGAGTTAATTAGCCTGCCTGGAAAAGCAGGGACCATAGCATCTACCTCTTTTAGATCTGGCTGCAGTAAGGATGATGCTGGAAGTTGTTCTCAAACTACTTCCATGTACGGGTCCCAGCTGAGTTCCTGGGTTGAGCAGGGGCATAATGCACGGCATGATAGTAGTGTTTCAACTgcattttccaagaaaaatgaCACAACAAGCAAACTAAATCATAAAAGGCTTAAACCTGGAGAGAACCTGAGACCCAGGCCCAAAGATCGTCAGATGATCCAAGATCGGGTAAAGGAGTTGCGCGAGATTGTGCCGAATGGAGCAAAA TGTAGCATAGATTCTCTGCTTGAACGCACCATCAAGCATATGCTTTTCTTGCAAAGTGTGACAAAGCATGCAGATAAGCTAAAACAAACTGGGGACTCGAAG CTTCTTGTGTAA
- the LOC133679980 gene encoding transcription factor LHW-like isoform X2 — translation MGLLLREVLKTLCCVNQWCYAVFWKIGYQNPKLLIWEECHSESTLCSVSPSTSGTENLVLPFREREGYLGSEVHSSQFGVHEGDRLRLLINKMMANNQVIIVGEGIVGRAAFTGSHEWILANNYCKDAHPSEVLNEAHHQFSAGMQTIAVVPVCPYGVVQLGSSLAIPENIGFVNIVKSSILQIGCIPGALLSDNHMENESTERIGIPISRGMPLPVCFSGNYKVPNSTPYLADSFNQQIISSQAASRIVGRPSCSQPRQIQDNQLATSSAIHIHNVTKTLAKSCDDFCEPKIIPVMKPDNPFMGQLPNGVVGAEVIPSNPGAWLNQQTDSRPEFNHQPITSQSDANNNIIKLLERQIFSDAGARNHVGHNKNESDSLTMSHVRTNGGLFLTSPGGSHISGQLPNEMGGQTRPHSIPCSLLKLQKLADINHSSTFLAGAGIQNAGSSRAEEVHLSSLLGRFSASGILSGSSNHEYHPTDVKPTKNEIPAMEKKVDSDLFQALNIPLTQPGEHIYLGEKILGPVNDCLKNASGSQNTVTVNAMLDEPCAQLPSGDDLYDILGVGFKNKLLNDQWNNLLREEACVKTQDMVKDALAFTSIREANSDIFSLNEGISDSNMFSDMGTDLLDAVVSRVHAAAKQSSDDNVSCKTSLTKISTSSFPSGSPTYGSIGMADQVQRELISLPGKAGTIASTSFRSGCSKDDAGSCSQTTSMYGSQLSSWVEQGHNARHDSSVSTAFSKKNDTTSKLNHKRLKPGENLRPRPKDRQMIQDRVKELREIVPNGAKCSIDSLLERTIKHMLFLQSVTKHADKLKQTGDSKLINKEVGLHLKDNFEGGATWAFEVGSRSMVCPIIVEDLNPPRQMLVEMLCEEKGFFLEIADLIRGLGLTILKGVMEARNGKIWACFAVEANRDITRMEIFVSLVQLLEQTVKGSAGPVGALENGDMMVHLAFPQTTSIPATGMPSGLQ, via the exons ATGGGTCTTTTGTTGAGAGAAGTTTTGAAGACACTTTGTTGTGTTAATCAATGGTGTTATGCTGTTTTTTGGAAGATCGGATACCAGAATCCCAA GTTGTTAATTTGGGAGGAATGTCACTCCGAATCAACATTATGTTCAGTTTCACCAAGCACTTCTGGAACTGAGAACCTAGTACTGCCTTTCAGAGAAAGGGAAGGATACTTAGGTTCTGAGGTTCATTCCTCACAGTTTGGAGTTCATGAGGGGGATAGACTTCGTCTGCTTATTAACAAAATGATGGCAAATAATCAGGTTATTATAGTCGGTGAAGG AATTGTCGGCCGGGCTGCTTTTACAGGAAGCCATGAGTGGATTCTTGCAAACAATTACTGTAAAGATGCCCATCCCTCAGAA GTTTTAAATGAGGCACATCACCAGTTTTCAGCTGGGATGCAG ACAATTGCTGTTGTTCCTGTTTGTCCTTATGGAGTAGTTCAACTTGGTTCTTCCTTGGCT ATTCCAGAGAATATTGGATTTGTGAATATTGTGAAGAGTTCGATCCTGCAAATAGGGTGCATCCCTGGAGCCCTTCTGTCTGACAACCATATGGAAAATGAATCTACAGAAAGAATTGGAATACCTATTTCCCGTGGAATGCCTCTTCCTGTGTGTTTTTCTGGAAATTATAAGGTGCCAAACTCCACTCCTTACTTGGCAGACAGCTTCAACCAACAAATAATCTCATCTCAGGCAGCTTCTAGAATTGTTGGTCGACCTTCATGTTCTCAACCAAGACAGATTCAGGATAATCAACTTGCTACTTCTTCAGCTATTCATATCCATAACGTGACCAAAACTTTGGCTAAATCTTGTGATGACTTCTGTGAACCAAAAATTATTCCAGTGATGAAGCCAGACAATCCTTTCATGGGCCAACTACCTAATGGAGTGGTTGGAGCTGAAGTAATCCCCTCAAATCCTGGTGCATGGTTGAACCAGCAGACTGACTCAAGACCTGAATTCAATCATCAACCAATTACTAGTCAATCGGATGCCaacaataacataataaaattactggAACGGCAGATTTTCTCTGATGCGGGTGCTCGAAATCATGTTGGTCACAATAAAAATGAATCAGATAGCCTTACTATGTCCCATGTAAGGACAAATGGAGGCCTTTTTCTTACTTCTCCTGGAGGTTCTCATATATCTGGACAGTTGCCTAATGAAATGGGTGGTCAGACAAGACCACACTCAATTCCGTGCTCATTATTGAAACTGCAGAAGTTGGCAGATATTAATCACTCGTCCACATTTCTGGCAGGGGCTGGAATTCAAAATGCTGGTTCATCAAGGGCAGAGGAGGTTCATTTATCCAGTCTGTTGGGTCGTTTTAGTGCGAGTGGCATTCTTTCCGGGAGTTCCAATCATGAATATCATCCCACAGATGTGAAGCCTACTAAAAATGAAATACCTGCTATGGAAAAAAAGGTTGATAGCGACTTGTTCCAAGCACTTAACATCCCACTAACTCAACCAGGGGAACATATATATTTGGGTGAGAAAATCCTTGGTCCTGTTAATGATTGCCTGAAGAATGCTTCTGGAAGTCAGAATACAGTTACTGTAAATGCTATGCTTGATGAACCATGTGCTCAACTTCCATCTGGGGATGACTTGTATGATATTTTGGGTGTgggttttaaaaacaaattactcaACGACCAGTGGAATAATTTACTTCGGGAAGAGGCATGTGTGAAGACACAAGATATGGTTAAAGATGCTTTAGCATTTACGAGTATCCGGGAGGCAAATTCTGATATTTTTTCACTTAATGAAGGAATATCAGACAGTAATATGTTCTCTGACATGGGTACTGATCTTTTAGATGCTGTGGTATCTAGGGTGCATGCTGCTGCCAAGCAGAGCTCAGATGATAATGTGTCTTGCAAGACATCATTGACAAAGATCAGTACGTCGTCCTTTCCCAGTGGTTCTCCCACCTATGGCTCGATTGGTATGGCTGATCAGGTACAGAGGGAGTTAATTAGCCTGCCTGGAAAAGCAGGGACCATAGCATCTACCTCTTTTAGATCTGGCTGCAGTAAGGATGATGCTGGAAGTTGTTCTCAAACTACTTCCATGTACGGGTCCCAGCTGAGTTCCTGGGTTGAGCAGGGGCATAATGCACGGCATGATAGTAGTGTTTCAACTgcattttccaagaaaaatgaCACAACAAGCAAACTAAATCATAAAAGGCTTAAACCTGGAGAGAACCTGAGACCCAGGCCCAAAGATCGTCAGATGATCCAAGATCGGGTAAAGGAGTTGCGCGAGATTGTGCCGAATGGAGCAAAA TGTAGCATAGATTCTCTGCTTGAACGCACCATCAAGCATATGCTTTTCTTGCAAAGTGTGACAAAGCATGCAGATAAGCTAAAACAAACTGGGGACTCGAAG CTTATTAACAAGGAAGTTGGACTACATTTGAAGGACAATTTTGAGGGAGGGGCAACGTGGGCATTTGAAGTTGGTTCACGGTCTATGGTCTGTCCTATCATCGTTGAAGATCTGAATCCACCTCGCCAGATGCTCGTGGAG ATGCTTTGTGAAGAAAAAGGTTTCTTTTTAGAGATAGCTGACTTAATTAGGGGATTGGGATTGACAATCTTGAAGGGGGTGATGGAAGCTCGGAATGGCAAGATCTGGGCATGTTTTGCAGTAGAG GCAAACAGGGATATAACGAGGATGGAAATATTTGTGTCGCTTGTTCAACTTCTGGAGCAAACTGTCAAGGGCAGTGCAGGACCAGTGGGTGCTTTGGAGAATGGTGATATGATGGTTCATCTCGCATTCCCCCAAACAACCTCTATACCTGCAACTGGTATGCCTAGTGGTCTGCAGTGA
- the LOC133679980 gene encoding transcription factor LHW-like isoform X3 produces the protein MQTIAVVPVCPYGVVQLGSSLAIPENIGFVNIVKSSILQIGCIPGALLSDNHMENESTERIGIPISRGMPLPVCFSGNYKVPNSTPYLADSFNQQIISSQAASRIVGRPSCSQPRQIQDNQLATSSAIHIHNVTKTLAKSCDDFCEPKIIPVMKPDNPFMGQLPNGVVGAEVIPSNPGAWLNQQTDSRPEFNHQPITSQSDANNNIIKLLERQIFSDAGARNHVGHNKNESDSLTMSHVRTNGGLFLTSPGGSHISGQLPNEMGGQTRPHSIPCSLLKLQKLADINHSSTFLAGAGIQNAGSSRAEEVHLSSLLGRFSASGILSGSSNHEYHPTDVKPTKNEIPAMEKKVDSDLFQALNIPLTQPGEHIYLGEKILGPVNDCLKNASGSQNTVTVNAMLDEPCAQLPSGDDLYDILGVGFKNKLLNDQWNNLLREEACVKTQDMVKDALAFTSIREANSDIFSLNEGISDSNMFSDMGTDLLDAVVSRVHAAAKQSSDDNVSCKTSLTKISTSSFPSGSPTYGSIGMADQVQRELISLPGKAGTIASTSFRSGCSKDDAGSCSQTTSMYGSQLSSWVEQGHNARHDSSVSTAFSKKNDTTSKLNHKRLKPGENLRPRPKDRQMIQDRVKELREIVPNGAKCSIDSLLERTIKHMLFLQSVTKHADKLKQTGDSKLINKEVGLHLKDNFEGGATWAFEVGSRSMVCPIIVEDLNPPRQMLVEMLCEEKGFFLEIADLIRGLGLTILKGVMEARNGKIWACFAVEMQANRDITRMEIFVSLVQLLEQTVKGSAGPVGALENGDMMVHLAFPQTTSIPATGMPSGLQ, from the exons ATGCAG ACAATTGCTGTTGTTCCTGTTTGTCCTTATGGAGTAGTTCAACTTGGTTCTTCCTTGGCT ATTCCAGAGAATATTGGATTTGTGAATATTGTGAAGAGTTCGATCCTGCAAATAGGGTGCATCCCTGGAGCCCTTCTGTCTGACAACCATATGGAAAATGAATCTACAGAAAGAATTGGAATACCTATTTCCCGTGGAATGCCTCTTCCTGTGTGTTTTTCTGGAAATTATAAGGTGCCAAACTCCACTCCTTACTTGGCAGACAGCTTCAACCAACAAATAATCTCATCTCAGGCAGCTTCTAGAATTGTTGGTCGACCTTCATGTTCTCAACCAAGACAGATTCAGGATAATCAACTTGCTACTTCTTCAGCTATTCATATCCATAACGTGACCAAAACTTTGGCTAAATCTTGTGATGACTTCTGTGAACCAAAAATTATTCCAGTGATGAAGCCAGACAATCCTTTCATGGGCCAACTACCTAATGGAGTGGTTGGAGCTGAAGTAATCCCCTCAAATCCTGGTGCATGGTTGAACCAGCAGACTGACTCAAGACCTGAATTCAATCATCAACCAATTACTAGTCAATCGGATGCCaacaataacataataaaattactggAACGGCAGATTTTCTCTGATGCGGGTGCTCGAAATCATGTTGGTCACAATAAAAATGAATCAGATAGCCTTACTATGTCCCATGTAAGGACAAATGGAGGCCTTTTTCTTACTTCTCCTGGAGGTTCTCATATATCTGGACAGTTGCCTAATGAAATGGGTGGTCAGACAAGACCACACTCAATTCCGTGCTCATTATTGAAACTGCAGAAGTTGGCAGATATTAATCACTCGTCCACATTTCTGGCAGGGGCTGGAATTCAAAATGCTGGTTCATCAAGGGCAGAGGAGGTTCATTTATCCAGTCTGTTGGGTCGTTTTAGTGCGAGTGGCATTCTTTCCGGGAGTTCCAATCATGAATATCATCCCACAGATGTGAAGCCTACTAAAAATGAAATACCTGCTATGGAAAAAAAGGTTGATAGCGACTTGTTCCAAGCACTTAACATCCCACTAACTCAACCAGGGGAACATATATATTTGGGTGAGAAAATCCTTGGTCCTGTTAATGATTGCCTGAAGAATGCTTCTGGAAGTCAGAATACAGTTACTGTAAATGCTATGCTTGATGAACCATGTGCTCAACTTCCATCTGGGGATGACTTGTATGATATTTTGGGTGTgggttttaaaaacaaattactcaACGACCAGTGGAATAATTTACTTCGGGAAGAGGCATGTGTGAAGACACAAGATATGGTTAAAGATGCTTTAGCATTTACGAGTATCCGGGAGGCAAATTCTGATATTTTTTCACTTAATGAAGGAATATCAGACAGTAATATGTTCTCTGACATGGGTACTGATCTTTTAGATGCTGTGGTATCTAGGGTGCATGCTGCTGCCAAGCAGAGCTCAGATGATAATGTGTCTTGCAAGACATCATTGACAAAGATCAGTACGTCGTCCTTTCCCAGTGGTTCTCCCACCTATGGCTCGATTGGTATGGCTGATCAGGTACAGAGGGAGTTAATTAGCCTGCCTGGAAAAGCAGGGACCATAGCATCTACCTCTTTTAGATCTGGCTGCAGTAAGGATGATGCTGGAAGTTGTTCTCAAACTACTTCCATGTACGGGTCCCAGCTGAGTTCCTGGGTTGAGCAGGGGCATAATGCACGGCATGATAGTAGTGTTTCAACTgcattttccaagaaaaatgaCACAACAAGCAAACTAAATCATAAAAGGCTTAAACCTGGAGAGAACCTGAGACCCAGGCCCAAAGATCGTCAGATGATCCAAGATCGGGTAAAGGAGTTGCGCGAGATTGTGCCGAATGGAGCAAAA TGTAGCATAGATTCTCTGCTTGAACGCACCATCAAGCATATGCTTTTCTTGCAAAGTGTGACAAAGCATGCAGATAAGCTAAAACAAACTGGGGACTCGAAG CTTATTAACAAGGAAGTTGGACTACATTTGAAGGACAATTTTGAGGGAGGGGCAACGTGGGCATTTGAAGTTGGTTCACGGTCTATGGTCTGTCCTATCATCGTTGAAGATCTGAATCCACCTCGCCAGATGCTCGTGGAG ATGCTTTGTGAAGAAAAAGGTTTCTTTTTAGAGATAGCTGACTTAATTAGGGGATTGGGATTGACAATCTTGAAGGGGGTGATGGAAGCTCGGAATGGCAAGATCTGGGCATGTTTTGCAGTAGAG ATGCAGGCAAACAGGGATATAACGAGGATGGAAATATTTGTGTCGCTTGTTCAACTTCTGGAGCAAACTGTCAAGGGCAGTGCAGGACCAGTGGGTGCTTTGGAGAATGGTGATATGATGGTTCATCTCGCATTCCCCCAAACAACCTCTATACCTGCAACTGGTATGCCTAGTGGTCTGCAGTGA